Proteins from a single region of Amycolatopsis sp. CA-230715:
- the glgB gene encoding 1,4-alpha-glucan branching protein GlgB, producing the protein MTANLPDSAPPAEDIDRLLAGSHHDPHGVLGVHGGSSSGGTVVARALRPGAKAVAVVAGTRSFPLDHVVDGLFSGALPEHPGDYRLEVSFDSHTETTDDPYRWLPTVGELDLHLIGEGRHEQLWDALGAHVRSYDTPHGTVEGVSFAVWAPTARGVRVIGDFNGWEGRAHPMRSLGSSGVWEIFVPGVGAGACYKFRILGQDGNWHEKADPMAFATEKPPATASVVTSSSHVWGDDEWTAAREVTNWADAPMSVYEVHLGSWRPGLGYRELAEQLADYLAETGFTHVELLPITEHPFGGSWGYQVTSYYAPTARFGSPDDFRSFVDILHRRGFGVLMDWVPAHFPRDAWALARFDGTPLYEHADPRRGEQPDWGTYVFDFGRNEVRNFLVANALFWLEEYHLDGLRVDAVASMLYLDYSRKDGEWLPNQYGGRENLDAVRFLQELNATVYKRHPGVVMMAEESTAWPGVTRPTHLGGLGFGFKWNMGWMHDTLRYLGHEPVHRAYHHNEMTFSLVYAWSEHFVLPLSHDEVVHGKGSLWERMPGDDWNKAAGVRSLLAFMWAHPGKQLLFMGGEFGQRAEWSESRSLDWHLLEEPLHRGVRELTRELNGAYRQLPALYSQDTSYEGFQWIDANDANGNVLSFLRIGKDGSRLACVANFAGVPHHDYRVGLPSAGRWREVLNTDAEAYGGSGVGNLGEVEAVTEPWHGQPASAVLQLPPAGVLWLAEEPDSVR; encoded by the coding sequence ATGACCGCGAACCTGCCGGATTCGGCGCCACCGGCCGAGGACATCGACCGGCTACTCGCCGGGTCGCACCACGATCCGCACGGCGTGCTCGGCGTGCACGGCGGGAGTTCCAGCGGGGGCACCGTGGTGGCCAGGGCGCTGCGGCCGGGCGCGAAGGCGGTGGCGGTGGTCGCGGGCACGCGCTCGTTCCCGCTCGACCACGTCGTCGACGGCCTGTTCTCGGGCGCGCTGCCCGAACACCCCGGTGACTACCGGCTCGAAGTTTCCTTCGACTCCCACACCGAAACCACCGACGACCCGTACCGCTGGCTGCCCACGGTGGGGGAGCTGGACCTGCACCTGATCGGCGAGGGCAGGCACGAACAGCTGTGGGACGCGCTCGGCGCGCACGTGCGGTCGTACGACACTCCACACGGGACGGTCGAGGGCGTGTCATTCGCGGTGTGGGCGCCGACCGCGCGCGGTGTGCGCGTGATCGGCGACTTCAACGGCTGGGAGGGCCGCGCGCACCCGATGCGCTCGCTCGGCTCTTCGGGGGTGTGGGAGATCTTCGTGCCCGGCGTCGGTGCCGGTGCGTGCTACAAGTTCCGCATCCTGGGCCAGGACGGCAACTGGCACGAGAAGGCCGACCCGATGGCCTTCGCCACGGAGAAGCCGCCCGCCACGGCCTCGGTGGTCACCAGCTCGTCGCACGTGTGGGGCGACGACGAGTGGACGGCAGCGCGCGAGGTGACGAACTGGGCCGACGCGCCGATGAGCGTCTACGAAGTCCACTTGGGATCGTGGCGGCCCGGCCTCGGGTACCGCGAACTGGCCGAGCAGCTCGCGGATTACCTGGCGGAAACCGGTTTCACCCACGTCGAGCTGCTGCCGATCACCGAGCACCCGTTCGGCGGATCCTGGGGCTACCAGGTGACCTCGTACTACGCGCCGACCGCGCGGTTCGGCTCGCCGGACGATTTCCGGTCCTTTGTGGACATTCTGCACCGGCGCGGGTTCGGCGTGCTGATGGACTGGGTGCCCGCGCACTTCCCGCGCGATGCCTGGGCGCTCGCGCGGTTCGACGGCACCCCGCTCTACGAGCACGCGGATCCCCGTCGCGGCGAGCAGCCGGACTGGGGCACCTACGTGTTCGACTTCGGCCGCAACGAGGTCCGCAACTTCCTCGTCGCCAACGCGCTGTTCTGGCTGGAGGAGTACCACCTCGACGGCCTCCGGGTGGACGCCGTCGCCTCGATGCTCTACCTCGACTATTCCCGAAAGGACGGTGAGTGGCTCCCGAACCAGTACGGCGGCAGGGAAAACCTCGACGCCGTCCGGTTCCTGCAGGAGCTCAACGCGACCGTCTACAAGCGACACCCCGGCGTGGTGATGATGGCCGAGGAGTCCACCGCGTGGCCAGGCGTGACCAGGCCGACGCATCTCGGCGGGCTCGGGTTCGGTTTCAAGTGGAACATGGGCTGGATGCACGACACGCTGCGCTACCTCGGCCACGAGCCGGTGCACCGCGCCTACCACCACAACGAGATGACCTTCTCGCTCGTCTACGCGTGGAGCGAGCACTTCGTGCTCCCGCTCTCGCACGACGAAGTGGTGCACGGCAAGGGATCGCTGTGGGAGCGCATGCCGGGCGACGACTGGAACAAGGCGGCGGGTGTGCGCTCGCTGCTGGCGTTCATGTGGGCGCACCCCGGCAAGCAACTGCTGTTCATGGGCGGCGAGTTCGGGCAGCGCGCGGAGTGGTCGGAATCCCGCTCGCTCGACTGGCACCTGCTGGAGGAGCCGCTGCACCGCGGCGTGCGCGAGCTGACGCGCGAGCTGAACGGCGCCTACCGGCAGCTGCCCGCGCTCTACAGCCAGGACACCTCCTACGAGGGCTTCCAGTGGATCGACGCGAACGACGCGAACGGCAACGTGCTGAGCTTCCTGCGCATCGGCAAGGACGGCTCGCGGCTGGCGTGCGTGGCGAACTTCGCCGGCGTGCCGCACCACGACTACCGGGTCGGGCTGCCCTCGGCGGGGCGCTGGCGCGAAGTGCTCAACACCGACGCCGAGGCCTACGGCGGCTCCGGGGTCGGGAACCTGGGAGAGGTGGAAGCGGTGACCGAACCGTGGCACGGGCAGCCAGCTTCGGCCGTGCTCCAGCTCCCGCCCGCCGGGGTGCTCTGGCTGGCGGAAGAACCCGATTCTGTCCGGTAA
- the glgA gene encoding glycogen synthase — translation MKIGLLTREYPPDVYGGAGVHVEFLARELRSLVDLDVHCWGADRDGAHGHTDAHGYAEAAFSTMDIAVSMAAALSGHELAHSHTWYANLAGHLAKLHHGIPHVVTAHSLEPLRPWKAEQLGGGYRISSWIEREAYESADAIIAVSGGMRQDVLDAYPAVAPDRVHVVHNGIDTALYQPREDPAVLAKHGIDPDRPYVLFVGRITRQKGVPHLVRAGAALDEGTQLVLCAGGADTPELDVEFRGLVADLQRNRTGVHWIPEMLPRDEVVRLLTHAAVFACPSVYEPLGIVNLEAMACGTAVVASDVGGIPEVVEDGKTGLLVHYDENDTAAFEAGLAAGINELVGDPGRAAEMGAAGRARAVGEFGWAAIAERTAGIYGGLRD, via the coding sequence ATGAAGATCGGCCTGCTCACCCGGGAGTACCCGCCGGACGTCTACGGCGGCGCCGGGGTGCACGTCGAATTCCTCGCCCGCGAACTGCGCTCGCTCGTCGATCTCGACGTGCACTGCTGGGGCGCGGACCGCGACGGCGCGCACGGGCACACCGACGCGCACGGCTACGCCGAGGCCGCGTTCTCCACGATGGACATCGCGGTGTCCATGGCGGCGGCGCTGTCTGGCCACGAGCTGGCGCACAGCCACACCTGGTACGCGAACCTCGCCGGGCACCTCGCGAAGCTGCACCACGGCATCCCGCACGTGGTGACCGCGCACTCGCTGGAACCGCTGCGCCCGTGGAAGGCCGAGCAGCTCGGCGGCGGCTACCGGATCTCGTCGTGGATCGAGCGCGAGGCGTACGAGTCCGCGGACGCGATCATCGCGGTCAGCGGCGGCATGCGCCAGGACGTCCTCGACGCCTACCCCGCGGTGGCGCCGGACCGCGTGCACGTCGTCCACAACGGGATCGACACCGCGCTCTACCAGCCCCGCGAAGACCCGGCCGTGCTCGCGAAGCACGGCATCGATCCCGATCGGCCGTACGTGCTGTTCGTCGGCAGGATCACCCGGCAGAAGGGCGTGCCGCACCTCGTCCGCGCTGGCGCCGCGCTCGACGAAGGCACCCAGCTCGTGTTGTGCGCGGGTGGCGCGGACACGCCCGAGCTGGACGTCGAGTTCCGCGGGCTGGTCGCCGACCTGCAGCGGAACCGGACCGGGGTGCACTGGATCCCCGAGATGCTGCCGCGCGACGAGGTCGTGCGCCTGCTGACGCACGCCGCGGTGTTCGCCTGCCCGTCGGTCTACGAGCCGCTGGGGATCGTGAACCTGGAGGCGATGGCGTGCGGCACGGCGGTCGTCGCGAGCGATGTCGGCGGTATCCCCGAGGTCGTCGAGGACGGGAAGACCGGTCTGCTCGTGCACTACGACGAAAACGATACGGCCGCGTTCGAAGCCGGGCTCGCGGCCGGGATCAACGAGCTGGTCGGCGATCCGGGACGGGCCGCCGAAATGGGGGCGGCCGGGCGTGCGCGCGCGGTCGGGGAGTTCGGGTGGGCCGCGATCGCCGAGCGGACGGCCGGTATCTACGGAGGTCTTCGTGATTGA
- the glgC gene encoding glucose-1-phosphate adenylyltransferase, with product MIDGSDVLGIVLAGGEGKRLMPLTADRAKPAVPFGGVHRLVDFVLSNLVHGGVRRICVLTQYKSHSLDRHISTTWRLSSLTGEYVTPVPAQQRLGPRWYQGSADAIHQSLNLVHDEQPAYIAVFGADNIYRMDPRQMIDAHIEAGAGVTVAGIRVRREEASSFGVIQTADGSAIDAFLEKPTDPPGLPDSPGESYVSMGNYVFTTQVMLDALEKDARNPSSHHDMGRDIIPALVETGQAHVYDFTGNEVPGETERDHGYWRDVGTIDSYYDAHTDLISTYPIFNLYNRRWPILAHPAQRAAAKFVEGGTANQSIVSNGCIISGAQVVDSVLSPDVYVENGAVVQGSVLLDGVRVGKGAVVRRAILDKNVVVPPGAHIGVDLARDREHYHVSEGGIVVLGKGARAI from the coding sequence GTGATTGACGGATCCGACGTACTCGGCATCGTCCTCGCGGGCGGCGAGGGCAAACGGCTCATGCCGCTGACCGCGGACCGCGCGAAACCCGCGGTGCCCTTCGGCGGGGTGCACCGGCTGGTGGACTTCGTGCTGTCGAACCTCGTGCACGGCGGCGTCCGGCGGATCTGCGTGCTCACCCAGTACAAGTCGCATTCGCTCGACCGGCACATCAGCACCACCTGGCGGCTGTCCTCGCTCACCGGTGAGTACGTCACGCCGGTGCCCGCGCAGCAGCGGCTCGGGCCGCGCTGGTACCAGGGCAGCGCCGACGCGATCCACCAGAGCCTGAACCTGGTGCACGACGAGCAGCCCGCCTACATCGCGGTGTTCGGCGCCGACAACATCTACCGGATGGACCCGCGGCAGATGATCGACGCGCATATCGAAGCGGGCGCGGGCGTCACCGTCGCGGGCATCAGGGTGCGCCGGGAGGAGGCGAGTTCGTTCGGCGTGATCCAGACGGCCGACGGCTCGGCGATCGACGCGTTCCTGGAAAAGCCGACGGACCCGCCCGGCCTGCCGGACTCGCCAGGTGAGTCCTATGTGTCCATGGGCAACTACGTGTTCACCACGCAGGTCATGCTCGACGCGCTGGAAAAGGACGCGCGGAACCCGTCCTCGCACCACGACATGGGCCGCGACATCATCCCGGCGCTGGTGGAAACCGGCCAGGCGCACGTCTACGACTTCACCGGCAACGAGGTGCCCGGCGAAACCGAACGCGACCACGGGTACTGGCGCGACGTCGGCACCATCGACAGCTACTACGACGCGCACACGGACCTGATCTCCACCTACCCGATCTTCAACCTGTACAACCGGCGCTGGCCGATACTCGCGCACCCCGCGCAACGCGCCGCCGCGAAGTTCGTCGAAGGCGGCACCGCGAACCAGTCGATCGTCAGCAACGGCTGCATCATCTCCGGCGCGCAGGTGGTCGATTCGGTGCTCTCCCCGGACGTCTACGTGGAAAACGGCGCCGTGGTGCAAGGCTCGGTATTGCTCGACGGCGTCCGCGTCGGCAAGGGCGCCGTGGTACGCCGGGCGATCCTGGACAAGAACGTGGTCGTCCCACCCGGCGCGCACATCGGCGTCGACCTGGCGCGCGACCGCGAGCACTACCACGTCAGCGAAGGCGGCATCGTCGTACTGGGCAAGGGCGCCCGCGCGATCTGA
- a CDS encoding SDR family oxidoreductase: MSDRNQPPQQQDPPGTSEEMDPRPRDRMTGYVGRGLFTGLRALITGGDSGIGRAVAVAFAKEGADIAIAYLNEHSDAERTAGLVRAEGRQCVLLPGDLAGGEHCRDVVEQTVRLLGGLEILVNNAATQWPVDSPEELTEDQWMHTFDVNIHSYFRVTAAALPHLRDGSVIINTGSVNGLRGNKSLIDYSATKGAIHAWTYAMAQALADRRIRVNCVAPGPVWTPLIPATFPPEKVEKFGLQVPFGEAAHPDDLAPSYVFLASNQLSGYYTGEVLAALGGETTPGG; the protein is encoded by the coding sequence ATGAGCGACCGAAACCAGCCGCCGCAGCAGCAGGATCCGCCGGGGACCAGCGAGGAGATGGATCCCCGGCCGCGTGACCGGATGACGGGGTACGTCGGCCGCGGCCTGTTCACCGGGCTGCGGGCGTTGATCACCGGCGGTGACTCCGGTATCGGGCGCGCGGTGGCCGTCGCGTTCGCCAAGGAGGGTGCGGACATCGCGATCGCGTACCTGAACGAGCACTCCGACGCCGAGCGCACCGCGGGGCTGGTGCGCGCGGAAGGGCGGCAGTGCGTGCTGCTGCCAGGGGACCTCGCGGGCGGTGAGCACTGCCGGGACGTGGTCGAGCAGACCGTGCGGCTCCTCGGCGGGCTCGAAATCCTGGTCAACAACGCGGCGACGCAGTGGCCGGTGGATTCGCCGGAGGAGCTGACCGAGGACCAGTGGATGCACACCTTCGACGTCAACATCCACAGCTACTTCCGCGTGACGGCGGCGGCACTGCCGCATCTGCGCGACGGCAGCGTCATCATCAACACCGGCTCGGTGAACGGGTTGCGCGGCAACAAGTCCCTCATCGACTACTCCGCGACCAAGGGCGCGATCCACGCCTGGACCTACGCGATGGCACAGGCGCTCGCCGACCGGCGGATCAGGGTGAACTGCGTGGCGCCGGGTCCGGTGTGGACACCGCTGATCCCGGCCACCTTCCCGCCGGAAAAGGTCGAGAAGTTCGGCCTGCAGGTGCCGTTCGGGGAGGCGGCGCATCCCGACGACCTGGCGCCGTCCTACGTCTTCCTGGCGTCGAACCAGCTTTCCGGCTACTACACGGGAGAGGTGCTCGCCGCGCTCGGCGGCGAGACGACCCCTGGTGGTTGA
- a CDS encoding DUF2795 domain-containing protein — translation MRNYQDFLTDVEYPCRRDEILRRAAANGAGDNVLGRLSTLPERDYDCLDTVHSELSEEFGRENRG, via the coding sequence GTGCGGAACTACCAGGACTTCCTCACCGATGTCGAATACCCTTGCCGGCGCGACGAAATCCTGCGCAGGGCCGCCGCGAACGGTGCCGGGGACAACGTGCTCGGACGGCTGAGCACGTTGCCCGAACGGGACTACGACTGCCTCGACACCGTCCACAGTGAACTCAGCGAGGAGTTCGGCAGGGAGAACCGCGGCTGA
- a CDS encoding alpha/beta fold hydrolase — translation MSALERQVAAGLSVLLGLSAATGVLTRRSGRRDRKRRYPVHRRADGTLVEFAAHLPDDARYVVLLEAGLGMPHEYWDWVCAELPGDAGWFRYHRPGYGLSTPRPEFALREHFDLLDELRNAHFPERPVVLVGHSLGGYLAAAYAAFHRGTDRGIRRLVLVDSTNIRQVHRTAGSAPDRWARQTMVLERIFALTGLGALRPAANRRRTYADEVNRTHRAFLSEYRSWATAHREYRASQDFPELGDVGVPMDVVTVSNGLASSAAHRSAQAELLDLSTESEHHFVQDAEHESVVATREHAAEVVRVIAAGMRSEVEEVRDAR, via the coding sequence GTGTCCGCACTGGAACGGCAGGTGGCCGCCGGGCTGTCGGTCTTGCTGGGGCTCAGTGCCGCCACCGGTGTGCTCACCCGGCGGTCCGGCAGGCGCGACCGGAAGCGGCGCTACCCGGTGCACCGGCGTGCGGACGGGACGCTCGTGGAGTTCGCCGCGCATCTGCCGGACGACGCCCGTTACGTCGTGCTGCTCGAAGCCGGGCTGGGCATGCCGCACGAGTACTGGGACTGGGTGTGCGCCGAACTCCCCGGCGACGCCGGGTGGTTCCGGTACCACCGGCCGGGGTACGGCCTCAGCACCCCGCGGCCCGAGTTCGCCCTCCGCGAGCACTTCGATCTCCTCGACGAGCTGCGGAACGCCCATTTCCCCGAACGCCCCGTGGTGCTGGTCGGCCATTCGCTCGGCGGCTACCTCGCGGCGGCATACGCCGCGTTCCACCGCGGCACCGACCGCGGCATCCGGCGGCTGGTGCTGGTGGATTCGACGAACATCCGGCAGGTGCACCGCACCGCGGGAAGCGCGCCCGACCGCTGGGCACGCCAGACGATGGTGCTGGAACGGATCTTCGCGCTGACCGGGCTGGGCGCGCTGAGACCGGCCGCGAACCGGCGGCGCACCTACGCCGACGAGGTGAACCGAACCCATCGCGCGTTCCTGAGCGAGTACCGGTCGTGGGCGACCGCGCACCGCGAATACCGGGCGTCGCAGGACTTTCCCGAGCTGGGCGACGTTGGCGTGCCGATGGACGTGGTGACCGTGTCCAACGGGCTCGCCAGCTCGGCGGCGCACCGGTCGGCTCAGGCGGAGCTGCTCGATCTTTCCACGGAGTCCGAACACCACTTCGTGCAGGACGCGGAACACGAGTCCGTCGTCGCGACGCGCGAGCACGCCGCGGAGGTCGTGCGGGTGATCGCGGCCGGTATGCGGTCCGAGGTGGAGGAGGTGCGCGATGCGCGGTGA
- a CDS encoding M28 family peptidase, translating into MRAFKGFAAGMALALGLGMGQAVAAPAAPVAPAPHAVAAPDISLANVRGHLSQLETIARQYGGSRTAASGGYAASVSYVEQKLKEAGFTTSRQTCTSCSGQSQNLIAEWPKGDANQVIMLGAHLDSVSAGPGINDNGSGSAAILEVALTLAKTNPEMAKRVRFGWWADEESGLRGSRFYVNNLPSSERSKIKAYLNFDMIASSNWGHFVYDDVASIKAVFDEYFATLNVPTEGDSEGDGRSDHASFKSAGIPVGGLATGAGDIKSAAQQRKWGGTAGAAFDNCYHRSCDTLSNLKDVPMDRNSDAIAYAVWKLAVGSSTPPGDRVFTNSTAYPITDYGTVNSPVSATTAGAANSPVQVKITASHTCAEDLRISLTGPSGRSYSVKPTGNAPCTQFGTRDFSVPVTTENAAGTWTLVVYDAFAGDTGTLTSWALTV; encoded by the coding sequence GTGCGAGCTTTCAAGGGCTTCGCCGCCGGGATGGCACTGGCGCTGGGGCTGGGCATGGGGCAGGCGGTCGCGGCACCCGCGGCACCGGTGGCCCCCGCGCCGCACGCGGTCGCCGCGCCGGACATCTCACTCGCCAACGTCAGGGGGCACCTGAGCCAGCTGGAGACCATCGCGCGCCAGTACGGCGGCAGCCGCACCGCGGCGAGTGGCGGTTACGCCGCTTCGGTGTCCTATGTGGAGCAGAAGCTGAAGGAGGCCGGGTTCACCACCAGCCGCCAGACGTGCACGAGCTGCTCCGGGCAGAGCCAGAACCTGATCGCGGAATGGCCGAAGGGCGACGCGAACCAGGTGATCATGCTCGGCGCGCACCTGGACAGCGTCTCCGCGGGCCCCGGCATCAACGACAACGGTTCCGGCAGCGCGGCGATCCTCGAGGTCGCGCTGACGCTGGCGAAGACGAACCCCGAGATGGCGAAGCGCGTCCGGTTCGGCTGGTGGGCCGACGAGGAGTCGGGGCTGCGCGGCTCCCGGTTCTACGTCAACAACCTGCCGTCGTCGGAGCGGTCGAAGATCAAGGCGTACCTGAACTTCGACATGATCGCGTCGAGCAACTGGGGTCATTTCGTCTACGACGACGTGGCCTCGATCAAGGCGGTGTTCGACGAGTACTTCGCCACGCTCAACGTGCCGACCGAAGGGGACAGCGAGGGCGATGGGCGTTCGGACCACGCCTCCTTCAAGAGCGCCGGGATCCCCGTCGGCGGCCTCGCCACGGGTGCCGGTGACATCAAGTCCGCGGCGCAGCAACGAAAGTGGGGCGGCACCGCGGGTGCGGCGTTCGACAACTGCTACCACCGTTCCTGCGACACGCTGTCGAACCTGAAGGACGTCCCGATGGACCGCAACAGCGACGCGATCGCCTACGCGGTCTGGAAGCTCGCGGTCGGATCGTCGACACCGCCGGGCGACCGGGTCTTCACCAACAGCACGGCCTACCCGATCACCGACTACGGCACCGTGAACAGCCCCGTGTCCGCCACCACCGCCGGTGCCGCGAACTCGCCGGTGCAGGTGAAGATCACCGCCTCGCACACCTGCGCGGAGGACCTCCGGATCAGCCTGACCGGGCCGTCGGGGCGCAGCTACTCGGTCAAGCCGACCGGGAACGCGCCGTGCACGCAATTCGGCACGAGGGACTTCTCGGTTCCGGTGACGACCGAGAACGCGGCCGGTACCTGGACGCTCGTCGTCTACGACGCGTTCGCGGGCGACACCGGCACGCTCACCAGCTGGGCCCTCACCGTCTGA
- a CDS encoding M4 family metallopeptidase: protein MAMPAIPATAAPAAPPAQPASPEAAAISAADQAAAIGVDKLSKGANEAFHRLGVTPGGAGLFYVSYERTYHGLPVIGGDAVVVADGVGHVRDTSAAATADIKVGTKPGISADRAASIARGQLSTVDSVSSPNLVVVGGATPKLAYEVVVKGRGANLPSNLHVFVDGATGAVLDKRDDVKTLAPRATGTPASTPPAPLGSGNSYYVGNVTIDTTGSGSSYSMRDPGRSGISCGREGGSVFTGNDDAWGNGSGTDLETGCVDTLFAVQHEWNMLKDWLGRNGIDGNGRGFPASVGLNDVNAYWDGSSTHFGHSQDNRRQATSMDVVGHEFGHGVFQNTPGGAGSGNENGGLNESTGDIFGALTEFYTNNAKDTPDYEVGEGVNLVGKGPIRYMYDPSKVGDPNCYSSSIPNTEVHAAAGPQNHWFYLLAEGTAPTDGQPTSPTCNNSSITGIGIQSAGKIFYNALLKKTSSWRTSSARKATLEASLTLFPNSCTEFNAVKAAWNAVSVPPVSGEPTTCNQQPGKNDYSVSLSPTSGTVKPGESATVTVGTTTTNGTAQSIKLTASGLPTGATAKFEPESITSGGSSKLTITTAATTPNGTSKVTINADGVEVDHTVQYDLTVGSGNPPTGCDGVAAWDANTLYVPGDVVSHNGHKWTSNWYSAGSEPGSPGSWYVWKDSGAC, encoded by the coding sequence ATGGCGATGCCGGCGATCCCGGCCACCGCCGCACCGGCCGCACCTCCCGCACAGCCAGCCAGCCCCGAGGCCGCCGCCATCAGCGCGGCCGACCAGGCCGCGGCCATCGGCGTCGACAAGCTGAGCAAGGGCGCGAACGAGGCGTTCCACCGCCTCGGCGTCACCCCTGGTGGCGCGGGCCTGTTCTACGTGTCCTACGAGCGCACCTACCACGGCCTGCCGGTCATCGGTGGCGACGCGGTCGTGGTCGCCGACGGTGTCGGTCACGTCCGGGACACCAGCGCCGCGGCCACCGCCGACATCAAGGTGGGCACGAAGCCGGGAATCAGCGCGGACCGCGCCGCCTCCATCGCACGCGGCCAGCTGTCCACAGTGGACAGCGTGTCCTCGCCGAACCTCGTGGTGGTGGGCGGGGCCACCCCGAAGCTCGCCTACGAGGTCGTCGTCAAGGGCAGGGGCGCGAACCTGCCGAGTAACCTGCACGTCTTCGTCGACGGCGCGACGGGCGCCGTGCTGGACAAGCGCGACGACGTCAAGACCCTGGCGCCGCGCGCCACGGGCACGCCCGCGAGCACGCCGCCGGCGCCCTTGGGCAGCGGCAACAGCTACTACGTAGGCAACGTCACGATCGACACCACGGGCTCCGGCAGCTCGTACTCCATGCGGGACCCCGGGCGCAGCGGCATCAGCTGCGGGCGTGAAGGCGGCTCCGTGTTCACCGGCAACGACGACGCATGGGGCAACGGCTCCGGCACCGACCTCGAGACCGGCTGCGTCGACACGCTGTTCGCGGTCCAGCACGAGTGGAACATGCTCAAGGACTGGCTGGGACGCAACGGGATCGACGGCAACGGGCGCGGGTTCCCGGCATCGGTCGGCCTGAACGACGTCAACGCGTACTGGGACGGCTCGTCGACGCACTTCGGGCACTCGCAGGACAACCGGCGCCAGGCGACCTCGATGGACGTCGTCGGCCACGAGTTCGGCCACGGCGTCTTCCAGAACACCCCGGGTGGCGCGGGCTCGGGCAACGAGAACGGCGGCCTGAACGAGTCGACCGGTGACATCTTCGGCGCGCTCACCGAGTTCTACACGAACAACGCGAAGGACACCCCCGACTACGAGGTCGGCGAAGGCGTGAACCTGGTCGGCAAGGGCCCGATCCGGTACATGTACGACCCGTCGAAGGTCGGCGACCCGAACTGCTACTCGTCGTCGATCCCGAACACCGAGGTGCACGCCGCCGCGGGCCCGCAGAACCACTGGTTCTACCTGCTCGCCGAGGGCACCGCGCCGACCGACGGCCAGCCGACCAGCCCGACCTGCAACAACAGCTCGATCACCGGGATCGGTATCCAGTCGGCGGGCAAGATCTTCTACAACGCCCTGCTGAAGAAGACCTCATCGTGGCGGACCAGCTCGGCGCGCAAGGCCACCCTGGAAGCGTCGCTCACGCTGTTCCCCAACAGCTGCACCGAGTTCAACGCGGTGAAGGCCGCGTGGAACGCCGTCAGCGTGCCCCCGGTCAGCGGTGAGCCGACCACCTGCAACCAGCAGCCGGGCAAGAACGACTACTCGGTCAGCCTGAGCCCAACTTCGGGCACCGTGAAGCCGGGCGAGTCCGCGACGGTCACCGTGGGCACCACGACGACCAACGGCACCGCGCAGTCGATCAAGCTGACCGCCTCCGGGCTGCCCACCGGCGCGACCGCGAAGTTCGAGCCGGAGTCGATCACCTCGGGTGGCTCGTCGAAGCTGACGATCACCACCGCGGCCACCACCCCGAACGGGACCAGCAAGGTCACGATCAACGCGGACGGTGTCGAAGTGGACCACACCGTGCAGTACGACCTGACGGTCGGCAGCGGCAACCCGCCGACGGGCTGCGACGGCGTCGCGGCATGGGACGCCAACACGCTGTACGTGCCGGGTGACGTCGTTTCGCACAACGGTCACAAGTGGACGTCCAACTGGTACTCGGCCGGTTCCGAGCCCGGTTCGCCCGGTTCCTGGTACGTCTGGAAGGACTCCGGCGCCTGCTGA